The Streptomyces achromogenes genome window below encodes:
- a CDS encoding ABC transporter ATP-binding protein — protein sequence MSGSSTSGPAAVLRGLSAVLALTGRSCPGALAARVATVVIAGTAPVAASWLLKYVVDSLAAEGFRASDLNWAAAGIGLLTILLAAASAVSSYADGRIRRATSTRAQSELLTAVNRLSGLSKLEQPAFHDRVQLAVQSAQGAERLVGAVLQGAQSVLTLAGFLTSLLLVSPTLAAVLVVAAVPALFAHLANSRHRADLFWRTSNLARRQIFYRGLLTDSQAAKEIRLYGLGGYFAQRMRTDLDSINGQEERLDRRLVAYETALAVLGAGVSTGALVWGVHQAAAHVLTAGDVSLLVAALAGMQTALVGLVGCIAQSHQTALMFSHYLHVVQVGDDLPAPAAPIAPPPLRQGLELRDVWFRYSDDGPWILRGISLFVPHGTSLAVVGLNGAGKSTLVKLLCRLYDPQRGSIHWDGIDIRDFPADQLRERVSVVFQDPMEYDLTAGENIGLGDLGSLHDHGRIRAAADDADIHTALTRLPQGYDTMLSRMFFPDDTEDSSPGVQLSGGQWQRLALARALMRSERDLMILDEPGTGLDAVAERHVHDRLTSLRRGTTSILVSHRLGTVRAADAIVVIADGTVREAGTHEQLMTADGAYAELFTTQAQGYEETVR from the coding sequence ATGAGCGGGTCCTCCACCTCCGGCCCGGCCGCAGTCCTGCGGGGCCTCAGCGCCGTACTCGCCCTCACGGGGCGGTCCTGCCCCGGGGCCCTCGCCGCCCGCGTCGCCACCGTCGTCATCGCGGGCACCGCCCCCGTGGCGGCCTCCTGGCTGCTCAAGTACGTGGTCGACAGCCTCGCCGCGGAGGGCTTCCGTGCCTCGGACCTCAACTGGGCCGCCGCAGGCATCGGTCTGCTCACCATCCTCCTCGCCGCCGCCTCGGCCGTCTCGTCCTACGCAGACGGCCGCATCCGCCGCGCCACCTCGACCCGGGCCCAGAGCGAGCTGCTCACGGCCGTCAACCGGCTCAGCGGTCTGTCCAAGCTCGAGCAGCCCGCCTTCCACGACCGCGTCCAACTCGCCGTCCAGAGTGCGCAGGGGGCCGAGCGGCTGGTCGGCGCGGTCCTCCAGGGCGCCCAGAGCGTCCTCACGCTGGCGGGATTCCTGACGAGCCTTCTGCTCGTCAGCCCCACGCTGGCCGCCGTCCTCGTCGTCGCGGCCGTTCCGGCCCTCTTCGCGCACCTGGCCAACAGCCGGCACCGCGCGGACCTGTTCTGGCGCACCAGCAACCTCGCCCGCCGCCAGATCTTCTACCGAGGGCTCCTCACGGACAGCCAGGCGGCGAAGGAGATCCGCCTCTACGGCCTGGGCGGGTACTTCGCGCAGCGCATGCGCACCGACCTCGACAGCATCAACGGCCAGGAGGAACGCCTCGACCGCCGACTCGTCGCCTACGAGACGGCGCTCGCCGTCCTCGGCGCCGGCGTCTCCACCGGCGCACTCGTCTGGGGCGTGCACCAGGCAGCAGCCCACGTCCTCACCGCCGGTGACGTGTCCCTCCTCGTCGCCGCCCTCGCAGGCATGCAGACGGCCCTCGTCGGCCTGGTGGGATGCATCGCCCAGAGCCACCAGACGGCCCTGATGTTCAGCCACTACCTGCACGTCGTCCAGGTCGGGGACGACCTCCCCGCCCCGGCCGCCCCGATCGCCCCGCCGCCTCTGCGTCAGGGCCTCGAACTCCGGGACGTCTGGTTCCGCTACAGCGACGACGGACCGTGGATCCTCCGCGGAATCAGCCTGTTCGTCCCGCACGGCACCAGCCTGGCCGTCGTCGGTCTCAACGGGGCCGGCAAGAGCACCCTCGTCAAACTGCTGTGCCGCCTCTACGACCCGCAGCGCGGCAGCATCCACTGGGACGGCATCGACATCCGGGACTTCCCGGCGGACCAGCTGCGCGAGCGGGTCAGCGTCGTCTTCCAGGACCCGATGGAGTACGACCTCACCGCCGGGGAGAACATCGGCCTCGGCGACCTCGGCTCCCTCCACGACCACGGCCGCATCCGTGCCGCCGCCGACGACGCGGACATCCACACCGCCCTCACCCGCCTCCCGCAGGGGTACGACACCATGCTCAGCCGGATGTTCTTCCCCGACGACACGGAAGACAGCAGCCCCGGCGTCCAGTTGTCGGGCGGCCAGTGGCAGCGTCTCGCGCTCGCCCGGGCCCTGATGCGTTCCGAACGCGATCTCATGATCCTCGACGAACCCGGCACCGGCCTCGACGCGGTCGCCGAACGCCATGTCCACGACCGGCTCACCTCGCTCCGCCGGGGCACGACGAGCATCCTCGTCTCCCACCGCCTGGGCACCGTGCGTGCCGCGGACGCCATCGTGGTCATCGCCGACGGAACCGTGCGGGAGGCCGGCACCCACGAACAGCTCATGACCGCCGACGGCGCCTATGCCGAGCTCTTCACCACACAGGCCCAGGGCTACGAGGAGACCGTCCGGTGA
- a CDS encoding S26 family signal peptidase: MTAAGPLLLTLAALLVLAAALLLARGRLVAVTVRGYSMSPTLMPGDRLLLLRGRRRVATGRVAVVVAPHPEHGWHTVTGPAPDLCDGWYVKRIVAVAGEPVPRWAGRCPGTHVPPGMLVLLGEQPGSRDSKQLGYCPEDKLIGTVLFRLRAAVPAASYTP, from the coding sequence GTGACGGCCGCGGGCCCGCTGCTCCTCACCCTGGCGGCACTCCTCGTCCTCGCCGCGGCCCTGCTGCTGGCGCGCGGGCGGCTGGTTGCCGTGACCGTCCGCGGGTACAGCATGTCGCCGACCCTCATGCCCGGCGACCGACTCCTGCTCCTCCGCGGCAGACGCCGGGTCGCCACGGGCCGGGTGGCCGTCGTCGTCGCTCCCCATCCCGAGCACGGCTGGCACACCGTCACGGGCCCGGCGCCCGACCTGTGCGACGGGTGGTACGTCAAACGCATCGTGGCCGTCGCCGGAGAGCCCGTGCCGCGCTGGGCCGGCCGGTGCCCCGGCACGCACGTGCCGCCGGGGATGCTCGTCCTCCTGGGCGAGCAGCCGGGCTCCAGGGACTCCAAGCAGCTGGGTTACTGCCCCGAGGACAAGCTCATCGGGACCGTCCTGTTCCGCCTGCGGGCAGCCGTGCCCGCGGCTTCGTACACGCCCTAG
- a CDS encoding Uma2 family endonuclease: protein MTALPDWMRPPRAEGWFAEDLDRLPEAPRHTELIDGALVFMMSPQRWWHGHLVTMLTIALMEQAPADVRVGREMTIKLDQRNRPEPDLLLTTADYDGDRTWFTPDEVRLVIEVVSPESAHRDRTVKLRKYAEAGIPHYWCVEDEDGDPVVHVYELDEPTRSYAPAGIFRGELRRPVPFEISLDLDKLTPPRRA, encoded by the coding sequence ATGACCGCACTGCCCGACTGGATGCGCCCACCGCGTGCGGAAGGCTGGTTCGCGGAGGACCTGGACCGCCTCCCCGAGGCGCCACGCCACACCGAGCTCATCGACGGAGCCCTCGTCTTCATGATGTCGCCGCAGCGATGGTGGCACGGTCACCTCGTCACCATGCTCACCATCGCCCTCATGGAGCAAGCGCCGGCCGATGTCAGGGTCGGCCGCGAGATGACCATAAAGCTCGACCAACGCAACCGTCCCGAACCGGACCTGTTGCTGACGACGGCCGACTACGACGGAGACCGCACCTGGTTCACACCGGACGAGGTACGGCTCGTCATCGAGGTCGTCTCACCCGAGTCCGCGCACCGGGATCGCACGGTCAAGCTCCGCAAGTACGCGGAAGCGGGCATCCCGCACTACTGGTGCGTCGAGGACGAGGACGGGGATCCCGTCGTCCACGTCTACGAACTCGACGAGCCGACCCGCTCCTACGCGCCGGCGGGCATCTTCCGAGGGGAACTCCGGCGCCCTGTGCCCTTCGAGATCAGCCTGGACCTCGACAAGCTGACCCCGCCCCGGCGCGCCTGA
- a CDS encoding DEAD/DEAH box helicase: MTRVGELYADGTRLYDAAFALRTDHALAVGAVRAAHAPLRDALVAAELGSIALTRLKDVTEGRLRLAAVEGAGFGSVREVYEAGRHQLRLIPGVGAQTADQVLAAARQIARAVGETVSVRIDVDHPEPATAALVGALYRLVEAGPELPRAVAAAERYEKRLGELLPAVRPATGRLRLALAGRARREAARTAVTELTALTAEAAEAGVALHLAQATADLLREPASEIEPWVDFEVRSAEYYSLLAEICAHPSDTAAAEGFVPSDVAEQVHAQPLDDTHRRVSLRGYQAFGARFALARRRVVLGDEMGLGKTVQAIAVLAHLAAEGHAHFLVVCPAGVLINWTREIRARSTLRAVPVHGPDRRDAYAEWRERGGVAVTTFDVLHTLPEPDGGPPPGLLVVDEAHYVKNPETRRARSVAVWTGLCDRVLFLTGTPMENRVEEFRALVRCLQPDLVPSIHDSYAVAGPQVFRKAVAPAYLRRNQKDVLTELPALIHVDEWEEFSTADEDAYRAAVAAGNFMAMRRAAYADPAKSAKLQRLRELVGEAADNGLKTVVFSYFRDVLTAVRGVLGDTVFGPIAGDVPVVQRQRFVDDFTAAEGPAVLLCQIESGGVGLNLQAASVVVLCEPQTKPTLEHQAVARAHRMGQVRAVQVHRLLATDSVDGRLLRILENKTRLFDAYARRSDTAEATPDAVDVSDDNLARRIVEEEQRRLAGRPQDAG; encoded by the coding sequence GTGACACGGGTGGGGGAGCTGTACGCGGACGGTACGCGGTTGTACGACGCCGCTTTCGCGTTGCGGACCGACCACGCCCTTGCCGTGGGCGCCGTCCGTGCCGCTCACGCGCCGCTCAGGGACGCGCTCGTCGCCGCGGAGCTCGGGTCCATCGCGCTCACCCGCCTGAAGGACGTCACCGAGGGGCGGCTGCGGCTCGCGGCGGTCGAGGGGGCCGGCTTCGGCTCGGTCCGGGAGGTGTACGAGGCCGGCCGTCACCAGCTCCGGCTGATCCCCGGCGTCGGCGCGCAGACCGCCGACCAGGTCCTCGCCGCCGCGCGGCAGATCGCCCGCGCGGTCGGGGAGACCGTCTCCGTGCGGATCGACGTCGACCACCCCGAGCCCGCTACCGCCGCCCTGGTCGGCGCGTTGTACCGGCTCGTCGAGGCCGGCCCCGAACTGCCCCGCGCGGTGGCCGCCGCCGAGCGGTACGAGAAGCGGCTCGGCGAACTGCTGCCCGCGGTCCGCCCGGCCACCGGCCGGCTGCGGCTGGCCCTCGCCGGACGGGCCCGCCGGGAGGCCGCGCGCACGGCGGTCACCGAGTTGACCGCGCTGACGGCCGAGGCCGCCGAGGCCGGCGTGGCGCTGCACCTCGCGCAGGCCACCGCCGACCTGCTGCGCGAACCGGCCTCCGAGATCGAGCCGTGGGTCGACTTCGAGGTGCGCTCGGCGGAGTACTACAGCCTGCTGGCGGAGATCTGCGCCCACCCGTCGGACACCGCGGCCGCCGAGGGTTTCGTGCCGTCGGACGTGGCCGAACAGGTGCACGCGCAGCCGCTCGACGACACCCACCGCCGGGTCTCCCTGCGCGGCTACCAGGCGTTCGGCGCGCGGTTCGCGCTGGCCCGGCGCCGGGTCGTCCTCGGGGACGAGATGGGGCTCGGCAAGACGGTCCAGGCGATCGCCGTGCTCGCCCACCTGGCGGCCGAGGGCCACGCCCACTTCCTGGTGGTGTGCCCGGCCGGCGTGCTCATCAACTGGACCCGGGAGATCCGCGCCCGCAGCACGCTCAGGGCGGTGCCGGTGCACGGACCGGACCGGCGGGACGCCTACGCCGAGTGGCGCGAGCGCGGCGGCGTCGCCGTCACGACCTTCGACGTGCTGCACACCCTGCCCGAACCTGACGGCGGACCGCCGCCCGGACTCCTCGTCGTCGACGAGGCGCACTACGTCAAGAACCCCGAGACCCGGCGCGCCCGCTCGGTCGCGGTGTGGACCGGGCTGTGCGACCGCGTCCTGTTCCTCACCGGCACGCCGATGGAGAACCGTGTCGAGGAGTTCCGCGCCCTGGTGCGCTGCCTCCAGCCCGACCTCGTCCCCTCGATCCACGACAGCTACGCGGTCGCCGGCCCGCAGGTCTTCCGCAAGGCGGTCGCCCCCGCCTACCTGCGCCGCAACCAGAAGGACGTGCTCACCGAGCTGCCCGCGCTGATCCACGTCGACGAGTGGGAGGAGTTCAGCACCGCCGACGAGGACGCGTACCGGGCGGCGGTCGCGGCGGGGAACTTCATGGCGATGCGCCGGGCCGCGTACGCCGACCCCGCGAAGTCCGCCAAGCTCCAGCGGCTGCGCGAACTGGTCGGGGAGGCCGCGGACAACGGCCTGAAGACCGTCGTGTTCTCCTACTTCCGCGACGTCCTCACCGCGGTCCGGGGCGTGCTGGGCGACACCGTGTTCGGGCCCATCGCCGGCGACGTCCCGGTCGTCCAACGGCAGCGGTTCGTGGACGACTTCACGGCCGCCGAGGGGCCCGCGGTGCTGCTCTGCCAGATCGAGTCGGGAGGCGTGGGGCTCAACCTCCAGGCCGCGTCGGTCGTCGTCCTGTGCGAGCCGCAGACCAAGCCGACCCTGGAGCACCAGGCCGTGGCCCGGGCGCACCGCATGGGCCAGGTCCGGGCGGTCCAGGTGCACCGCCTGCTGGCCACCGACAGCGTGGACGGCCGGCTGCTGCGCATCCTCGAGAACAAGACGCGGCTGTTCGACGCCTACGCCCGCCGCAGCGACACGGCGGAGGCGACGCCGGACGCGGTCGACGTCTCCGACGACAACCTCGCCCGCCGGATCGTGGAGGAGGAGCAGCGCAGGCTCGCCGGCCGGCCGCAGGACGCCGGGTAG
- a CDS encoding DUF4190 domain-containing protein gives MSIPPPPGPHQPQDPYQPPPQPGPYPQGPYPQGPSPQDPFAAPRQPHPHDPYAQGPYPQAPYGAAPYPVWGQGYSPYGRSSVINGVAIASLVLGILCFLPGVGLVLGIVALAQIRRRGERGRGMAIAGAVLSCVGLALWTLMLATGGASDFWQGFKEGASGGAGSSFSLAKGDCFDVPGDSFGTDVYDVDEVPCSGEHDAEVFATIPLSGSVYPGEDKVVDVADDKCFTLRHAYAMDPWALTEEVDVYYLTPTSESWSWGDREITCVFGNVDEEGTLTGSLRADESTLDADQLAFLKAMAAVDETLFDEPEDLPEDDLAGNRAWAGDTGDVTGAQAAVLGGHTWSATVRAPMAALVKDMQRSSKEWAAAEKASDADAFYRHYEIAYEVVDGDTTVTAREALGLATTPPDYDDDSGDAGDGTGGGDGDGGLDV, from the coding sequence GTGTCCATACCTCCGCCCCCGGGGCCCCACCAGCCCCAGGACCCGTACCAGCCTCCGCCCCAGCCGGGCCCCTACCCGCAAGGCCCGTACCCGCAGGGCCCGTCTCCCCAGGACCCGTTCGCCGCGCCCCGGCAGCCGCACCCGCACGACCCGTACGCCCAGGGGCCGTACCCGCAGGCCCCCTACGGGGCGGCGCCCTACCCGGTGTGGGGGCAGGGATACAGCCCCTACGGGCGGTCCTCGGTCATCAACGGCGTGGCCATCGCCTCCCTCGTGCTCGGCATCCTCTGTTTCCTGCCGGGCGTGGGTCTGGTGCTCGGGATCGTCGCGCTGGCGCAGATCAGGAGGCGCGGGGAGCGCGGCAGGGGAATGGCGATCGCCGGCGCCGTCCTGTCCTGCGTCGGACTCGCGCTGTGGACCCTGATGCTGGCCACCGGCGGAGCCTCCGACTTCTGGCAGGGGTTCAAGGAGGGCGCGAGCGGAGGCGCGGGCTCCAGTTTCTCGCTCGCCAAGGGCGACTGCTTCGACGTGCCCGGTGACAGCTTCGGCACGGACGTCTACGACGTCGACGAGGTGCCCTGCTCCGGCGAGCACGACGCCGAGGTGTTCGCCACGATCCCGTTGTCCGGCAGCGTCTACCCGGGCGAGGACAAGGTCGTGGACGTGGCCGACGACAAGTGCTTCACGCTCCGGCACGCCTACGCGATGGATCCCTGGGCGCTGACAGAGGAGGTCGACGTCTACTACCTCACGCCCACCTCCGAGAGCTGGAGCTGGGGCGACCGCGAGATCACCTGCGTCTTCGGCAACGTGGACGAGGAGGGCACCCTCACCGGCTCGCTGCGCGCCGACGAGAGCACCCTCGACGCCGACCAACTGGCCTTCCTGAAGGCCATGGCCGCCGTCGACGAGACGCTCTTCGACGAGCCGGAGGATCTCCCCGAGGACGATCTGGCGGGCAACCGGGCCTGGGCCGGCGACACCGGGGACGTCACCGGCGCGCAGGCCGCCGTGCTGGGAGGCCACACCTGGTCCGCGACGGTCCGGGCGCCGATGGCCGCTCTGGTGAAGGACATGCAGCGGTCGAGCAAGGAGTGGGCGGCGGCGGAGAAGGCCTCCGACGCGGACGCCTTCTACCGGCACTACGAGATCGCCTACGAGGTCGTGGACGGCGACACGACCGTCACCGCCCGCGAGGCTCTGGGCCTGGCCACCACGCCGCCCGACTACGACGACGACTCCGGCGACGCGGGCGACGGCACGGGCGGGGGCGACGGCGACGGCGGCCTCGATGTGTGA
- a CDS encoding GntR family transcriptional regulator produces the protein MTFGEQPAYLRVAGDLRKKITDGSLPPHTRLPSQARIREEYGVSDTVALEARKVLMAEGLVEGRSGSGTYVRERPVPRRIARSGYRPVSGATPFRQEQAEAHTRGTWESSSEQTEAGVAVAERLGIQSGDRVMRTRYVFREAGEAMMLSTSWEPLALTGRTPVMLPEEGPLGGMGVVERMRAIDVIVDNVTEEVGARPGLAEELLALGGVPGHVVLVVQRTYYASGRPVETADVVIPADRYRVAYHLPVK, from the coding sequence GTGACATTCGGTGAGCAGCCGGCGTATCTGCGTGTCGCGGGTGACCTTCGCAAGAAGATCACCGACGGGTCGCTGCCACCGCACACCCGGCTTCCCTCCCAGGCGAGAATCCGCGAGGAGTACGGCGTCTCCGACACGGTCGCCCTCGAGGCCCGGAAGGTGCTGATGGCCGAGGGGCTGGTCGAGGGCCGTTCCGGTTCGGGCACCTACGTGCGTGAGCGGCCGGTGCCCCGCCGGATCGCCCGCTCCGGCTACCGGCCGGTCAGCGGCGCGACGCCCTTCCGGCAGGAGCAGGCCGAGGCGCACACGCGCGGCACGTGGGAGTCCAGCAGCGAGCAGACCGAGGCGGGCGTCGCGGTCGCGGAGCGGCTCGGCATCCAGTCCGGCGACCGCGTGATGCGCACCCGGTACGTCTTCCGCGAGGCCGGCGAGGCGATGATGCTCTCCACCTCGTGGGAGCCCCTCGCGCTCACCGGCCGCACGCCGGTCATGCTGCCCGAGGAGGGGCCGCTCGGCGGCATGGGCGTCGTGGAGCGGATGCGTGCGATCGACGTCATCGTCGACAACGTCACGGAGGAGGTGGGCGCGCGCCCCGGTCTCGCCGAGGAGCTGCTCGCCCTCGGCGGTGTCCCCGGGCATGTCGTCCTGGTCGTGCAGCGCACGTACTACGCCTCGGGCCGCCCGGTCGAGACGGCCGACGTGGTGATCCCCGCCGACCGGTACCGGGTCGCCTATCACCTGCCGGTGAAGTAG
- a CDS encoding (deoxy)nucleoside triphosphate pyrophosphohydrolase: MTQRIVVVGAALFDGGRLLAARRSAPPELAGRWELPGGKVEEGETPEAALARELREELGVAAEVVERVPGEWPLKPPYVLQVWSARLRPASAAPRPLQDHDELRWLAPDEIWHVDWLDQDVPAVRETLTRVLGVR, translated from the coding sequence ATGACGCAACGGATCGTGGTGGTGGGAGCCGCCCTGTTCGACGGCGGTCGTCTGCTCGCCGCCCGCCGCAGCGCGCCGCCGGAGCTCGCCGGGCGCTGGGAGCTGCCCGGCGGCAAGGTCGAGGAGGGCGAGACGCCCGAGGCGGCCCTCGCGCGCGAACTGCGCGAGGAACTCGGCGTCGCCGCGGAGGTCGTCGAGCGCGTCCCGGGGGAGTGGCCCCTGAAGCCGCCCTATGTCCTGCAGGTGTGGAGCGCCCGGCTGCGCCCCGCTTCCGCCGCCCCCCGGCCCCTCCAGGACCACGACGAGCTGCGCTGGCTCGCCCCGGACGAGATCTGGCACGTCGACTGGCTCGACCAGGACGTTCCCGCGGTCCGCGAGACGCTCACGAGGGTTTTGGGGGTCCGCTGA
- a CDS encoding ATP-binding protein encodes MIGVIDSEGDRAEWTFPADPGAVRTARRAVREQLRAWGLDSVGDLAALLVSELVTNALRHATGPIGVRLVRPAHLEGVLLVEVSDPLPDPPRERIARPEDESGRGLQLVASSSRRWGTRPGDTGKTVWFELAVPD; translated from the coding sequence GTGATCGGCGTGATCGACAGCGAAGGCGACCGCGCCGAGTGGACGTTCCCCGCGGACCCCGGCGCGGTGCGCACCGCGCGCCGTGCCGTGCGCGAGCAGCTGCGCGCCTGGGGCCTGGACAGCGTGGGCGACCTCGCCGCGCTGTTGGTCAGCGAACTGGTCACCAACGCCCTGCGGCACGCCACCGGTCCCATCGGCGTCCGCCTGGTCCGCCCCGCCCATCTGGAGGGCGTCCTCCTGGTCGAGGTCTCCGACCCGCTGCCGGACCCGCCCCGCGAGCGGATCGCCCGGCCCGAGGACGAGAGCGGGCGCGGACTGCAACTGGTCGCCTCCTCCTCGCGCCGCTGGGGTACCCGTCCGGGGGACACCGGCAAGACGGTGTGGTTCGAACTCGCCGTGCCGGATTGA
- a CDS encoding SpoIIE family protein phosphatase, giving the protein MSEIPAKATESEDPSGGARAEAAVPGALPDGEALGDAIWQSSPPGSIYDYIKVASFSIGPDGLVDQWSLRAEQIFGIPADRAVGMDPIDAFIDPDLRERGQRKMAEILDGREWTGVVPFRMPDPVPGGGRGEQGLAEVYVMPTRSLDGEKAAVCIVVDVRTLRSIETDLAASQAIFGQSPFGFLLIDPDLRVRRANERFASVFGGTPDDHRGKGVHDYLPRSEADRVSATLRRVLQTGDSITDMHVTGFVPGSEERRHWSINLYRVHSGSGRPIGVAWLGTDITARRAAAREAAAARRNLALLNDAGARIGNSLDLETTARELLDVVVPGFCDLATVDLYQGLLAGDETPPGLADGSAELRRVAFSSAVSDAPFPGAGAPVAVGAVHHFPFNSPCADALRTARPQSIPGDEGGLVQGTLAVPMVAHDTVVGLAQFSRTKGSEPFGDRDRDLAVELAARAAVCIDNARLYRREHERALILQRSLLPPGDPVASGLDIACRYLPGNVSTGRPSEVGGDWFDVIELPGHRTALVVGDVMGRGLRAAVAMGELRTAVRTLALLDLEPAEVLSALDEIARGLGTPGGVQQATRAARRPREADLSEVYLATCVYAVYDSVTRRCTFANAGHLPPVLVEPGEPALMLDVPPGMPLGVGGEPFEEVEVELPEGALLALYTDGLVESRDHPLDEGLNAFVGALTDPSAPLEDVCDHVLSTLDSHHGEDDIALLMARVQGLPADSVGDWTLPREPRSVGRAREHARGRLLAWGLEPLVDTTELLVSELVTNALRYGEGEIRLRLLLDRTLVCEVWDAGLVQPRRRRARDTDEGGRGLQLVGLLAAAWGSRRTPRGKTVWFELPLPDGETGLTDPAEALLSLF; this is encoded by the coding sequence GTGAGCGAGATACCAGCGAAGGCCACGGAGTCCGAGGACCCGTCGGGCGGCGCGAGGGCCGAGGCCGCCGTGCCCGGCGCTCTCCCGGACGGCGAGGCACTCGGCGACGCCATCTGGCAGAGCAGCCCGCCCGGCTCGATCTACGACTACATCAAGGTCGCCTCGTTCTCCATCGGCCCCGACGGTCTCGTCGACCAGTGGAGCCTGCGCGCCGAGCAGATCTTCGGCATCCCCGCCGACCGGGCCGTGGGCATGGACCCCATCGACGCGTTCATCGACCCGGACCTGCGCGAGCGCGGCCAGCGCAAGATGGCCGAAATCCTGGACGGACGCGAGTGGACCGGTGTGGTCCCCTTCCGGATGCCGGACCCGGTGCCCGGCGGCGGGCGCGGCGAACAGGGCCTCGCCGAGGTGTACGTCATGCCGACGCGCAGCCTGGACGGCGAGAAGGCCGCCGTGTGCATCGTCGTCGACGTCCGCACGCTCCGCAGCATCGAGACGGACCTCGCCGCCTCGCAGGCCATTTTCGGCCAATCCCCGTTCGGGTTCCTGCTGATCGACCCCGACCTGCGGGTCCGCCGCGCCAACGAGCGCTTCGCCTCCGTCTTCGGCGGCACCCCCGACGACCACCGCGGCAAGGGCGTCCACGACTACCTGCCCCGGTCCGAGGCCGACCGGGTCAGCGCGACCCTGCGCCGGGTGCTGCAGACCGGCGACTCCATCACGGACATGCACGTCACCGGCTTCGTACCGGGCTCCGAGGAGCGCCGCCACTGGTCGATCAACCTCTACCGCGTGCACAGCGGCAGCGGCCGCCCGATCGGCGTCGCCTGGCTCGGCACCGACATCACCGCCCGCCGTGCCGCGGCCCGCGAGGCCGCCGCCGCGCGGCGCAATCTCGCCCTGCTGAACGACGCGGGAGCCCGCATCGGGAACTCCCTCGACCTGGAGACGACCGCGCGCGAGCTCCTCGACGTCGTCGTGCCCGGTTTCTGCGACCTCGCCACCGTCGACCTCTACCAGGGGCTCCTGGCGGGCGACGAGACCCCGCCCGGCCTCGCCGACGGCAGCGCGGAACTGCGCAGGGTCGCCTTCTCGTCCGCCGTCTCCGACGCCCCCTTCCCCGGTGCGGGCGCGCCCGTCGCCGTCGGCGCGGTCCACCACTTCCCGTTCAACTCGCCCTGCGCCGACGCCCTGCGCACCGCCCGCCCGCAGAGCATCCCCGGCGACGAGGGCGGCCTCGTGCAGGGCACGCTCGCCGTCCCGATGGTCGCCCACGACACCGTCGTCGGCCTCGCGCAGTTCTCGCGGACGAAGGGCAGCGAGCCGTTCGGGGACCGGGACCGCGATCTGGCGGTGGAGCTCGCGGCACGGGCGGCGGTCTGCATCGACAACGCCCGTCTGTACCGGCGCGAGCACGAACGGGCGCTGATACTGCAGCGGTCGCTGCTGCCGCCCGGCGACCCGGTGGCGTCCGGCCTGGACATCGCCTGCCGCTACCTGCCCGGCAACGTCTCCACCGGCCGCCCCAGCGAGGTCGGCGGCGACTGGTTCGACGTCATCGAACTGCCCGGCCACCGCACCGCGTTGGTCGTGGGGGACGTGATGGGCCGCGGACTGCGGGCCGCGGTCGCGATGGGCGAACTGCGCACGGCCGTCCGCACGCTGGCCCTGTTGGACCTCGAACCGGCGGAGGTGCTCTCCGCGCTGGACGAGATCGCCCGCGGCCTCGGCACCCCCGGAGGCGTCCAGCAGGCGACCCGGGCCGCCCGCCGCCCCCGCGAGGCCGACCTGTCCGAGGTGTACCTCGCGACCTGCGTCTACGCGGTCTACGACTCGGTGACCCGCCGCTGCACCTTCGCCAACGCCGGCCATCTGCCTCCGGTGCTCGTCGAACCCGGCGAGCCGGCGCTGATGCTCGACGTGCCGCCCGGCATGCCGCTCGGCGTGGGCGGCGAGCCCTTCGAGGAGGTCGAGGTCGAACTCCCCGAGGGCGCGCTGCTGGCGCTGTACACGGACGGCCTGGTCGAATCCCGCGACCATCCGCTGGACGAGGGCCTCAACGCGTTCGTGGGAGCTCTCACCGATCCCTCCGCTCCCCTCGAGGACGTCTGCGACCACGTCCTCAGCACCCTCGACTCGCACCACGGCGAGGACGACATCGCGCTGCTGATGGCCCGGGTGCAGGGTCTGCCCGCCGACTCGGTCGGCGACTGGACCCTCCCGCGCGAGCCGCGCAGCGTGGGCCGGGCGCGGGAGCACGCGCGCGGCCGGCTGCTCGCCTGGGGCCTCGAACCCCTCGTCGACACGACGGAACTGCTGGTCAGCGAACTCGTCACCAACGCGCTGCGGTACGGCGAGGGCGAGATCCGACTGCGGCTGCTGCTGGACCGCACCCTGGTGTGCGAGGTCTGGGACGCCGGCCTCGTCCAGCCGCGCCGACGCCGCGCCCGGGACACCGACGAGGGCGGCCGCGGCCTCCAGCTCGTCGGCCTCCTGGCGGCGGCCTGGGGCTCCCGCCGGACACCCCGCGGGAAGACGGTGTGGTTCGAACTGCCGCTGCCGGACGGCGAGACGGGCCTGACCGACCCGGCGGAGGCATTGCTGAGCCTGTTCTGA